A region from the Cygnus olor isolate bCygOlo1 chromosome 24, bCygOlo1.pri.v2, whole genome shotgun sequence genome encodes:
- the DCLRE1B gene encoding LOW QUALITY PROTEIN: 5' exonuclease Apollo (The sequence of the model RefSeq protein was modified relative to this genomic sequence to represent the inferred CDS: inserted 2 bases in 2 codons; deleted 2 bases in 2 codons) has translation MNGTVIPGTPIAVDFWSVRRAGGARLXFLSHMHADHTVGLSSTWSRPLYCSPLTARLLHHRLQVPTCWIRPLEVGQSHALGEEGXRVTLLDSNHCPGSVMFLFEGTFGTILYTGDFRYAGAMQHEPALRGRRIDRLYLDNTHCRLRQPLPSRRCATRQAARLIRAHPSHHVVVGVYSLGKEALLVDLAVEFGTWVVVSPSRLEQMRLLELPDVFTAEEGAGWIRAVDVAEIRWDTLVSWNHMHPTIAIVPTGRPVKVTHPNIYPIPYSDHSSFSELCEFVKWLRPCSIIPIIRDNMCQIYFQKYLSSDHQALPDLRTPKPVQESLQQQSKQRHRGLCASKLFSRDHSVSQGVVYESPENILRSLMARGIRFLSRTSVMSAFCSKEGCTGCHASKEKGRKN, from the exons ATGAACGGCACGGTGATCCCCGGCACGCCCATCGCCGTGGACTTCTGGAGCgtgcggcgggcgggcggcgcccgGC TCTTCCTGTCGCACATGCACGCGGACCACACGGTGGGGctctccagcacctggagccgGCCGCTGTACTGCTCGCCGCTCACCGCCCGCCTGCTGCACCACCGCCTGCAG GTGCCGACGTGCTGGATCCGGCCGCTGGAGGTGGGGCAGAGCCACGCGCTGGGCGAGGAGG GACGGGTGACGCTGCTGGACTCCAACCACTGCCCCGGCTCCGTCATGTTCCTCTTCGAGGGCACCTTCGGCACGATCCTCTACACAG GGGACTTCCGCTACGCCGGCGCCATGCAGCACGAGCCGGCGCTGAGGGGCCGCCGCATCGACCGCCTCTACCTGGACAACACGCACTGCCGCCTgcgccagcccctgccctcgcGGCGCTGCGCCACGCGCCAGGCCGCCCGCCTCATCCGCGCGCACCCGTCCCACCACGTCGTCGTCG GTGTGTacagcctggggaaggaggCACTGCTGGTGGACCTGGCGGTGGAGTTCGGCACCTGGGTGGTGGTGAGCCCCTCGCGCCTGGAGCAGATgcggctgctggagctgcccgACGTGTTCACCGCTGAGGAGGGGGCCGGCTGGATCCGTGCGGTGGACGTCGCTGAGATCCGCTGGGATACCCTCGTCAGCTGGAAC CACATGCATCCTACTATTGCTATCGTCCCCACTGGCAGGCCCGTGAAGGTCACCCACCCCAACATCTACCCCATCCCATACTCAGATCACTCATCCTTTTCAGAGTTGTGCGAGTTCGTGAAGTGGTTGAGACCCTGC TCAATCATCCCAATTATAAGGGACAACATGTGCCAGATTTACTTTCAGAAATACCTAAGTTCTGACCACCAGGCACTTCCTGACCTCAGAACCCCAAAGCCTGTGCAAGAGtctttgcagcagcaaagcaaacaaagacaCAGAGGACTGTGTGCCAGCAAGCTCTTTTCAAGAGACCACTCTGTGTCCCAAGGAGTTGTCTATGAGTCCCCAGAAAATATACTGAGGAGTCTGATGGCTAGGGGCATTAGGTTCCTCAGCAGAACTTCTGTGATGTCAGCTTTCTGCTCCAAAGAAGGTTGTACTGGTTGTCACGCGTccaaggaaaagggaaggaagaactGA
- the AP4B1 gene encoding LOW QUALITY PROTEIN: AP-4 complex subunit beta-1 (The sequence of the model RefSeq protein was modified relative to this genomic sequence to represent the inferred CDS: deleted 1 base in 1 codon) gives MPYLGGEEALRDLRRALGNPHVQADPLRYRAAVLRVIRLMTQGADVSGLFAEMVKAGAAADVVQKKLVHLYVRAHAPRLPRLALLAVNTLRRDCADPSPAVRGLALRSLCSLRVPGAQEYVRQPLLSGLRDPASYVRRAAVLGCAKVHELQGDSEVDGALVNELYSLLRDQDPIVVVNCLRALEEILKKEGGVVINKPIAHHLLNRMADLDQWGQSEVLAFLLRYRPRAEEELFDILNLLDGYLKSSSPSVVMAATKLFLVLAREYPHVQADVLVRVKGPLLSACTSESRELCFTALCHVRQILGSLPGHFSSHYKKFFCSYSEPHYIKCQKMEVLCELVNDENVLQVLEELKGYCTDISEELAQGAISAIGNIARTYTEQCVGILTELLGFQQEHITSAVVQAFRDLVWLCPQCTDAVCQALPSCEDTIQDSEGKQALIWLLGAHGDKVPNAPYVLEDFVENVKSEVFPAVKMELLTALVRLFLSRPAECQDMLGRLLYHCIEEEKDMAVRDRGLFYYRLLQSGVEEVKRVLCSPKSDPSLGLLEDQTEQPVNTWASEFNSLVPVYGRAHWALVTAQQPVESCYAFSPCTDSGNRGTESLISEGNKEVLKVHPDTGNLTLIPDVYLTAEQFEKTWLSLDISCQHSVPWGRTVHPDTIQTAFHVVHIHTIAMSKAGVQPWKAYFSAQDDTGCLFLTELLLETEDSEMQVSVKQSEAKPEALQAFMSVFRTAMGAVAGLRS, from the exons ATGCCGTACCTGGGCGGTGAGGAGGCGCTGCGCGACCTGCGCcgggccctgggcaacccgcACGTGCAGGCGGACCCGCTGCGGTACCGCGCCGCCGTCCTGCGCGTCATCCg GCTCATGACGCAGGGCGCGGACGTGTCGGGGCTGTTCGCGGAGATGGTGAAGGCCGGAGCGGCGGCCGACGTGGTGCAGAAGAAGCTGGTGCACCTCTACGTGCGCGCCCACGCGCCGCGCCTGCCGCGCCTGGCGCTGCTGGCCGTCAACACGCTGCGCCGGGACTGCGCCGACCCCAGCCCCGCCGTGCGCGGCCTCGCGCTGCGCAGCCTCTGCAGCCTCAG GGTGCCCGGCGCGCAGGAGTACGTGCGGCAGCCGCTGCTGAGCGGGCTGCGCGACCCGGCCTCCTACGTGAGGCGAGCGGCCGTGCTGGGCTGCGCCAAGGTGCACGAGCTCCAGGGCGACTCCGAAGTGG ACGGCGCCTTGGTGAACGAGCTGTACAGCTTGCTGCGCGATCAGGAC CCCATCGTAGTGGTGAACTGTCTGAGGGCTTTGGAAGAGATCTTGAAGAAAGAGGGAGGAGTCGTTATCAACAAACCCATCGCCCATCACCTCCTCAACAG GATGGCCGATCTAGATCAGTGGGGGCAAAGTGAGGTGCTCGCCTTCCTGCTGCGTTACAGACCCCGCGCTGAGGAGGAGCTTTTCGACATTCTAAATTTACTAGATGGATATCTtaaaagcagcagccccagcgtCGTGATGGCAGCCACCAAGCTTTTCCTGGTCCTGGCCAGGGAGTACCCACATGTGCAGGCAGATGTTTTGGTGAGAGTGAAGGGACCGCTGCTGTCTGCCTGCACTTCGGAGAGCAGGGAGCTCTGCTTCACTGCGCTGTGTCACGTGCGCCAGATCCTCGGTAGCCTTCCTGGTCATTTTAGCAGCCACTACAAGAAGTTCTTCTGCTCATATTCAGAACCACACTACATCAAATGCCAGAAGATGGAAGTGTTGTGCGAGCTGGTGAATGATGAAAACGTGCTACAagtgctggaggagctgaaagGCTATTGCACTGATATATCTGAAGAGCTCGCCCAGGGGGCGATCTCTGCTATAG GCAATATTGCTAGGACATACACTGAACAGTGTGTGGGGATTCTGACAGAGCTCTTGGGGTTTCAGCAGGAGCATATCACCTCAG CGGTAGTTCAGGCTTTTCGGGACCTGGTTTGGCTGTGTCCCCAGTGCACGGATGCAGTGTGTCAGGCGCTGCCTAGCTGTGAGGACACCATCCAGGACAGTGAG GGCAAGCAAGCACTGATCTGGCTCCTGGGAGCACACGGTGACAAAGTACCCAACGCCCCCTATGTTTTAGAGGACTTTGTGGAGAACGTGAAATCAGAGGTGTTTCCAGCAGTAAAGATGGAGCTTCTAACAGCACTGGTGCGACTTTTCCTATCTCGTCCTGCTGAATGTCAGGACATGCTAGGGAGACTGCTCTATCATTGCATAG aggaggagaaggataTGGCAGTACGAGACCGTGGATTGTTCTACTATCGCCTCTTACAGTCCGGTGTGGAAGAAGTGAAGCGGGTCCTATGCAGCCCTAAGTCTGACCCCTCCTTGGGGCTCCTGGAAGACCAAACTGAACAACCTGTGAATACATGGGCTTCTGAGTTTAATAGTCTTGTACCTGTTTATGGCAGAGCCCATTGGGCGCTTGTCACTGCTCAACAGCCAGTGGAATCCTGTTACGCTTTTTCTCCTTGTACCGACTCTGGGAACAGAGGCACAG AGTCACTGATTTCTGAAGGGAATAAAGAAGTCCTCAAGGTTCATCCTGATACAGGCAACCTGACCTTAATTCCTGATGTTTACCTGACTGCAGAACAGTTTGAGAAGACCTGGCTGAGCCTGGACATTAGCTGCCAACACTCTGTGCCCTGGGGCAGAACTGTTCATCCAGATACCATACAGACTGCTTTTCATGTCGTCCACATCCATACTATTGCTATGAGCAAAGCTGGTGTCCAGCCATGGAAAGCTTATTTCAGTGCTCAGGATGACACTGGTTGCCTCTTCCTAACAGAGCTATTGCTTGAGACAGAAGATTCGGAGATGCAGGTTTCGGTGAAGCAGAGTGAGGCAAAGCCTGAGGCGCTGCAAGCGTTCATGTCCGTTTTCAGGACTGCCATGGGAGCAGTTGCTGGGCTGAGATCCTGA
- the BCL2L15 gene encoding bcl-2-like protein 15: MTTFEEQTEHVVNALYYDLLCGDEIDNRCLQTDSGGPVPFAGEPPSDFDPVIIASRLRQIGDQCNMDFERVSSEVLAEVLTGKMEKFGAAVDSLSRSWSDQNPEMVYERAFLSVSVKLMMYILKKVPSVFHPSQLITVINGNAQVKNYIEASGGWENLDD; the protein is encoded by the exons ATGACAACATTTGAGGAACAGACAGAACATGTTGTGAACGCCTTATACTACGATCTCTTATGTGGAGATGAAATTGATAATCGATGTCTGCAGACAGATTCAGGAG GGCCTGTGCCGTTTGCAGGAGAACCTCCAAGTGATTTTGACCCAGTTATTATTGCCAGTCGTCTGCGACAGATCGGGGACCAGTGCAACATGGATTTTGAAAGGGTTTCCTCAGAGGTTCTTGCTGAAGTACTCACAGGGAAG ATGGAGAAGTTTGGGGCTGCTGTGGATTCTCTCAGCAGAAGTTGGAGTGACCAGAACCCTGAGATGGTCTATGAGAgagcttttctctctgtttctgtgaaaCTGATGATGTATATTCTTAAGAAAGTCCCATCTGTGTTCCATCCCAGTCAACTCATAACAGTGATTAATGGAAATGCTCAAGTGAAAAACTACATTGAGGCCTCTGGAGGATGG gagaaCTTGGACGACTGA